Within the Desulfovibrio sp. genome, the region GCTCAGTCCGCTGACCTTGGCAAAAAGCCACCCAAGCAGCATGAAGACTGCCAGCACAGGGGGCAGAACCATGGCCACGCACATGAAGCCCAGCAAACCCCACTGCAAGGGCATGCAAAATTTGAGAAAAAGAACCTGCCGCTCCATCCAGGCACGCCAGACCTGGCGTTCATGTTTTACGGCCTCCGTATGCAGAAGCGCACCGGGGCATAAGCGCACCGGCACCCGCAAACTTTGCAGCCGGGCGGAAAGAGAGCAGTCGTCAACAACGTTACTTGCCCACAGTTCTTCAACAGCGAACCTGCTGAAGGCTTCGCGCGTCATTGCCATGGCCCCGCCCCAGAGCTGAGTAAAGGACGATACAGCCTGCAAAAGCCGCATAAGCAAAACACACAAGGCGTAGGCAAGCGTTACCAGACGGTGATCTCGCGGGTCCACGACATGATAGCCAGTGGAAAACTCTGCTTCTCCCGTGGCAATGGGGCCCACAAGATGACGCAAAAAGTTTGGCCTCGCCGTGTGTGTGCTGTCGCAAAAGACAAAAACTTCCACATCATCCTTTACAGCGGCCACACCGTGAAGGCTGTTATGATTTTTTTGTCCGCAATGTTGTGCCGCTCCAGCAACTACATGCCGCACATGAGGATAGTCTTTCTGTATACTGCGGACGAGATCTGCCGCTGGTTCTTCATTCTTTGCCGTAACAAGAACAGGAATATATTGGGGATAGTTCTGGATAAGCAAGCTTCGCACTGCCGCAGACATACGCCTGTCCGTTCCTGCCATGGGCACAATCATCCCCACCACAGGCCACCGGTCTTCCGGCAGGGTACGGTTGGCCGCCTCGTCAAGGCGCGCTCGGCGGGACAAGGATTGACCCGTCTTTGCCAGGATATAAAGCAACAAACATTTGAAGCTTGCCAGTACAAACCAAAGCCAGAACATAACTACTCCTTCACGACAACACGAACCCTAGAGCAGATTAACTTTGAAATATTTTACAATTCAAAGTTTTCAGTCAGCAAAAAAATGCGATTTGCGGTAGCCGTAGCGGGTTTTTCCGCTTACGAATGGCGACAGCGATTGCACAGAACAAGACATATAGTTACTCATGCTGTCTTTGCGGCAGTCGTTGGCGAGTCTACGAGCCTTACGAATGGCGACAGCGATTACATAGAACAAGACGTATAGTTACTCATGCTGTCTTCGCGGCAGTCGTTGGCGAGTCTACGAGCCTTACGAATGGCGATAGCGATTACACAGAACAAGACGTATAGTTACTCATGCTGTCTTCAAGCGTAGTTTCCTGCGTCACAACGGCTGAAGCAAGCGTAGCTTCCTGCGTCACAACGCTTTAAGCATCCATAACGTCCTGCGTCGCAACAGCCAAAGCCCGGCTGAATCCCCGTCACGTGGTGCGCGCTGCACTTTCGTACAGTGCTCGAGCACTTACACTTTTTCAAAGGTAAAATGCTCTAGCCTTGCGGATCAAGATTTTTGCCTTTTTCACAGTATTCGCGCTATTCCGGCAAGGGCGCACAATTTTCGGGTGCAAGGGGAACGTCAAGAGTGCGTTTGCCCTCAAGCTGCACCTTCATGCCGTTTTTCAACGTAATAGTGCCCTCAACCTTATCATTGGAAACAAGACGCCCTTTAAAGGCATGACCTGAAGAATGCCGCGCCCGGACTTCATTGTTCTTGACGCTGCCGACAATGTGGTACACGTCTACCTTGCCGTTGTACAGGCGCAAGTATACGACGCCACGCACATTTCCGTCGGCCGAAAAGCATAGGCCAACCCTGTAGGTTGAAGAATAGAGGGAACCCGTCCAAAGCTCCCTCACCTCAACAGGCCCCCCCGATGGCTCCAAAGTCACGGACTCTTCCTTGGCCGCGTCGGCGTGAGGCTTGTTTTCGCCGTCAACATCCGCTGCTGCACCTGTAGGTTCAACAGATGTGGATGCATTTTCCTGAGCCTGGGGTTCATAAAAGCCTCCCTGGCAAAGAACCATCAAGCTGGCCAACAGCAGGCAGCCAATCCACAACTGCCCCTTGTGCAGCAAAATGTCCCTGTTACAAGCATCAGGCACGCAACAAGCGAAAATATATTTTATTCTTTGGGCAAGACCGGCCATCCCCTTTCCAGGGATGGGTTCTAGCCCACTCAATACTTCAAGTATTGCTTGAGCTTTATTCATACAATTCATACATGGCTCTCTTATGCACAAAATCAAATCAACATGCCAAGATGGCTGAATATTTTTTCATGCGCCGCTACCATTGCCGCAAAGGAAAAATCCCTCTCAACCCTGTGCCTGGCCACAGCCCCCATTGAATCACACAAGGCGCTGTCTTCAAGCAGGCGGCAGCAATGACGCGCCAGCGTGGCGGCATCTCCCGCTGGCGAAAGCAACCCGCTATTTTCGTGCTCAACCAGGCGCGGAATTCCACCCACCGAAGTAGCGCATACAGGCAATCCGCTGGACATGGCTTCAAGAATCACATTTGGCTGCCCTTCCCGCGCCGAAGACAAGGCAAAAATGCGCGCCGCTGCATAATGGGGCCGCATGTCCAGCCCACCGGGAACAAAATCAACCCTGCTGCCCGCAGGATTTTCTGCGGCCCAACGCTTGAGCGCGGCTTCTTCAGGCCCATCGCCTACCAGGCGCAAACGGGCAGAAGGACAGCGCTGCAACACAAGTTCAAAGGCGCGCAGTAGTGTCAGATGATCCTTGTCTCCTGCCAGGCGAGCAAC harbors:
- a CDS encoding glycosyltransferase family 21 protein, producing the protein MSRRARLDEAANRTLPEDRWPVVGMIVPMAGTDRRMSAAVRSLLIQNYPQYIPVLVTAKNEEPAADLVRSIQKDYPHVRHVVAGAAQHCGQKNHNSLHGVAAVKDDVEVFVFCDSTHTARPNFLRHLVGPIATGEAEFSTGYHVVDPRDHRLVTLAYALCVLLMRLLQAVSSFTQLWGGAMAMTREAFSRFAVEELWASNVVDDCSLSARLQSLRVPVRLCPGALLHTEAVKHERQVWRAWMERQVLFLKFCMPLQWGLLGFMCVAMVLPPVLAVFMLLGWLFAKVSGLSLALVLLWVVLLAKVLYLWRNLLKRSISLARWCLSFLDAVVMFALVYVYSLPARSIVWHGQRYVVGACGKVLRIERRFE